In Streptomyces sp. NBC_00091, the following proteins share a genomic window:
- a CDS encoding MFS transporter has product MSALEPRISETAAAPPPQGGILGPAYRTLSIGIISVIFLIAFEATAVGTAMPVAARELDGIGLYAFGFSAYFTTSLFAMVLSGQWADRQGPLRPLTVGIGAFAAGLVCSGTAQVMGLFVLGRAVQGFGGGLVIVALYVVISRAYEERLRPAIMASFAASWVVPSIVGPLAAGTVTEHLGWRWVFLGIPALVVVPLIVALPAIRRTASGPVDPQAPAAFDRRRIRLALGISLGAGLLQYAAQDLRWLSLVPGVAGAALLVPAVLGLLPRGTYRARRGLPSVVLLRGVAAGAFIGAESFVPLMLVTQRGMSPTLAGLSLALGGLTWAGGSWVQSKGRMAPYRERLMVAGMVLVALAIAAAPAVLIEAVPVWTLALAWAVGSLGMGLVIGSTSVLLLKLSAPQEAGANSAALQISDALANVVLLAAGGAAFAALGGGAVGAGHAVAEGAGASHPGAFLVVFLPMAAVALVGAWVATRLDGPAARTE; this is encoded by the coding sequence ATGAGCGCCCTTGAACCCCGGATATCAGAGACCGCCGCCGCCCCGCCTCCGCAGGGCGGCATTCTCGGGCCGGCGTACCGGACGCTCAGCATCGGGATCATCTCCGTGATCTTCCTGATCGCCTTCGAGGCCACCGCCGTCGGGACGGCCATGCCCGTCGCCGCGCGGGAGCTGGACGGGATCGGGCTCTACGCCTTCGGTTTCTCCGCCTACTTCACCACCAGCCTCTTCGCCATGGTCCTGTCCGGCCAGTGGGCCGACCGGCAGGGGCCGTTGAGACCGCTGACCGTGGGGATCGGGGCCTTCGCCGCCGGGCTGGTGTGTTCCGGGACCGCGCAGGTGATGGGGTTGTTCGTCCTCGGGCGGGCCGTGCAGGGCTTCGGGGGCGGGCTGGTCATCGTCGCCCTGTACGTGGTGATCAGCCGGGCCTACGAGGAGCGGCTGCGGCCCGCCATCATGGCCTCCTTCGCCGCGAGCTGGGTGGTGCCGTCGATCGTCGGACCGCTGGCCGCCGGGACGGTCACCGAGCACCTGGGATGGCGGTGGGTGTTCCTCGGGATCCCCGCGCTGGTCGTCGTACCGCTGATCGTGGCCCTGCCCGCGATACGCCGGACCGCCTCCGGGCCGGTGGATCCGCAGGCGCCCGCCGCCTTCGACCGGCGGCGGATCCGGCTGGCGCTCGGGATCTCCCTGGGCGCCGGGCTGCTCCAGTACGCCGCCCAGGACCTGCGGTGGCTGTCGTTGGTGCCGGGGGTGGCCGGCGCGGCCCTGCTCGTGCCGGCGGTGCTGGGGCTGCTGCCGCGCGGGACCTACCGGGCCCGGCGCGGGCTGCCGTCCGTGGTGCTGCTGCGCGGGGTGGCGGCGGGGGCCTTCATCGGGGCCGAGAGCTTCGTACCGCTGATGCTGGTCACCCAGCGCGGGATGAGCCCGACCCTGGCCGGCCTCTCGCTCGCGCTGGGCGGGCTGACGTGGGCGGGCGGCTCGTGGGTGCAGTCCAAGGGGCGGATGGCGCCGTACCGGGAGCGGCTGATGGTGGCCGGGATGGTGCTGGTGGCCCTCGCGATCGCCGCGGCCCCGGCGGTGCTCATCGAGGCCGTGCCGGTGTGGACGCTGGCCCTCGCCTGGGCCGTGGGCAGCCTCGGCATGGGGCTCGTGATCGGCTCGACCAGCGTGCTGCTGCTTAAGCTGTCCGCGCCGCAGGAGGCGGGGGCGAACTCCGCCGCGCTGCAGATCTCCGACGCGCTGGCGAACGTGGTGCTGCTGGCCGCCGGCGGGGCGGCCTTCGCCGCGCTGGGCGGGGGAGCGGTGGGGGCGGGGCACGCCGTCGCCGAGGGGGCGGGGGCCTCGCACCCGGGCGCCTTCCTGGTGGTGTTCCTGCCGATGGCCGCGGTGGCGCTGGTGGGGGCCTGGGTCGCGACCCGGCTGG